A region from the Toxotes jaculatrix isolate fToxJac2 chromosome 2, fToxJac2.pri, whole genome shotgun sequence genome encodes:
- the zfp64 gene encoding zinc finger protein 64: protein MATYNAEEVAAGHSVVVEVSPDIHICGFCKQQYNNFEVFLAHKQHGCYLPTSDPSATAAAATLPDSSTEFVFEETYQTCVMRGVKKILTKAQKTPSKKLKPTLTSKRHSCCFSGCTFKTQYGQKDMERHLKTHTGEKPFECELCHKRFSRRDKLNMHSRLHTGEKPHKCKHCPYAAADSSSLKKHLRIHYDERPFKCQICPYASRNSSQLTVHLRSHTGDAPFQCQQCDAKFKINSDLKRHVRIHSGEKPYKCDFCEYRCAMKGNLKSHIQIKHATENSFQCVHCDFKCSNKTALRQHSREHQPTQPIQCSKCTYSCSSKGALKVHERIHSEERPFKCDFCNFASKQRSNLVIHKKKCHSDKPEKGGRGGGKSGGGDSPKPVSSRYRAKLDAARAFCCDSCDASFVREDSLRSHRKQHRDTQNVLQLHLSAPADAVNLVPVTTPQSNTQLEVPIASDSMAPYSNAQLKIIVSHPLGQENPLIPAGVDSQSKTNMVLLSPENQDMVVNSMIQQVNLLAPMQPLGSSQTAEATLESQTVLLTQLNPQDANNPLHQALLQTAITTQDSSSGTQTFITTCSELEGLNALIQEGGTEVTVVTEGNTAMVTTATPPNMVCGPSEDMSKSAGTVTVEESALPCEESALLVPNIGLGSQNVVIHSVPLIVSTQPQQSAIGQLSPHTLYTDSHTLEGIPQ from the exons ATGGCAACATACAACGCCGAAG AAGTCGCTGCAGGACACTCTGTTGTGGTGGAGGTGAGCCCAGATATCCATATCTGTGGCTTCTGCAAGCAGCAGTACAATAATTTTGAGGTCTTTCTCGCCCACAAGCAACATGGATGTTACCTACCCACCTCTGACCCATCAGCCACCGCTGCAGCAGCCACTCTTCCAG ATTCCAGCACTGAGTTCGTGTTCGAGGAAACCTACCAGACCTGTGTCATGAGAGGTGTCAAAAAGATCCTGACCAAAGCACAGAAAACACCTTCCAAAAAGTTAAAACCTACCCTGACTTCAAAgagacacagctgctgtttctcag GttgcacatttaaaacacagtatGGCCAAAAAGACATGGAGCGGCATCTCAAAACCCACACCG GTGAGAAGCCGTTTGAATGTGAGCTGTGCCACAAGCGCTTCAGTCGGCGGGACAAGCTCAACATGCACAGCCGCTTACACACAGGCGAGAAGCCGCACAAGTGTAAACACTGTCCCTACGCAGCAGCcgacagcagcagtttgaagaAGCACCTGCGTATCCACTATGATGAACGACCGTTTAAATGCCAGATCTGTCCTTATGCCAGCCGCAACTCCAGCCAGCTCACCGTGCACCTCCGCTCCCACACTG gGGATGCACCTTTCCAGTGCCAACAGTGTGATGCGAAGTTCAAAATCAACTCAGACCTGAAGAGGCACGTCCGGATTCACTCGGGTGAAAAGCCTTACAAATGTGACTTTTGTGAGTACCGCTGCGCCATGAAAGGCAACCTGAAATCTCACATCCAGATCAAACATGCCACTGAGAACTCCTTCCAATGCGTGCACTGTGATTTCAAGTGTTCCAACAAGACAGCTCTGCGGCAGCACTCGCGAGAACACCAACCCACTCAGCCCATCCAGTGTTCAAAGTGCACTTACTCGTGCTCCAGCAAGGGGGCGCTCAAGGTCCACGAGAGGATCCACTCAGAGGAGCGACCCTTTAAATGTGACTTCTGCAACTTTGCCTCCAAGCAGCGCAGCAACCTTGTCATTCACAAAAAGAAGTGCCACTCAGATAAGCCCGAGAAAGGcggcagaggtggagggaagAGTGGAGGAGGTGACTCTCCAAAGCCTGTGAGCTCCCGGTATCGGGCCAAACTGGACGCAGCTCGAGCCTTCTGCTGCGACTCGTGCGATGCTTCCTTTGTGAGGGAGGACTCCCTGCGGAGCCACAGAAAGCAACATAGAGATACTCAGAATGTGTTGCAGCTCCATCTCTCTGCGCCAGCCGACGCTGTCAACTTGGTTCCCGTTACGACACCACAGAGCAACACCCAGCTTGAAGTTCCTATAGCGTCTGACTCAATGGCTCCTTACAGCAATGCACAGCTCAAAATCATCGTATCTCACCCTTTGGGCCAGGAGAACCCCTTAATCCCAGCTGGTGTGGATAGTCAGAGTAAGACCAACATGGTCCTTCTAAGCCCAGAAAACCAGGACATGGTAGTGAACTCCATGATCCAGCAGGTCAACCTGCTTGCTCCTATGCAACCGCTCGGCTCGTCCCAGACTGCAGAAGCCACCCTCGAATCCCAGACGGTGCTCTTGACACAACTCAACCCCCAAGACGCCAACAACCCACTCCACCAGGCCCTGCTGCAGACCGCCATAACCACTCAGGACTCCAGCAGCGGCACGCAGACTTTCATCACCACCTGCTCTGAACTGGAGGGCCTCAACGCCTTGATCCAGGAAGGTGGCACAGAGGTCACAGTGGTGACAGAAGGGAACACCGCTATGGTGACCACAGCAACACCACCCAACATGGTATGTGGTCCGTCGGAGGACATGTCCAAATCCGCAGGGACGGTTACGGTCGAGGAGAGTGCCTTACCCTGTGAGGAAAGTGCGCTACTGGTGCCCAACATTGGCCTTGGCAGCCAGAATGTGGTCATCCACAGCGTTCCACTGATTGTGTCCACTCAGCCACAGCAAAGTGCAATAGGGcagctctctcctcacacactctacacagattcacacacactggaagGTATTCCACAGTGA